A single window of Larimichthys crocea isolate SSNF chromosome XII, L_crocea_2.0, whole genome shotgun sequence DNA harbors:
- the rhot1a gene encoding mitochondrial Rho GTPase 1-A isoform X1: MRKDVRILLVGEPKVGKTSLIMSLVSEEFPDEVPLRAEEITIPADVTPERVPTHIVDYSEAEQSDEQLYQEISKANVICIVYSVNNKKSIEKVTSHWIPLINDRIDKDSRVPLILVGNKSDLVEHSSMETILPIMNQYQDIETCVECSAKNLKNISELFYYAQKAVLHPTGPLYCPEEKELKTSCIKALTRIFKVSDLDNDGILNDNELNFFQRTCFNTPLAPQALEDVKNVVRRNMTDGVKDNGLTLKGFLFLHTLFIQRGRHETTWTVLRRFGYDDDLELTQEYLFPLIKIPPDCTTELNHNAYLFLQSVFDKHDKDRDCALSPDEVKDLFKVFPYMPWGPDVNNTVCTNDQGWITYQGYLSQWTLTTYLDVQRSLEYLGYLGYSIIYEQESQAAAITVTRNKRIDLQKKQTQRSVFRCNVLGARGSGKSGFLQAFLGKNLQQQRRIREDHKSFYAISTTYVYGQEKYLLLHEVMPDFDFLSEADLACDVLCLVYDINNPRSFEYCAKVYKQYFIDSKTPCVMIAAKSDLHEVRQHYSLSPQEFCRKHKLHPPQLFTCNTTDALNKDIYTRLTTMAMYPHIRLRSMCACNRCTYCLCQNLLKSELLRSIKAQIRRVVFNSSCQPASSLYSLTQRSVTMLCQLKHRLPARCSHTCFWLPLFLFLLHVFTLC; this comes from the exons ATGAGGAAGGACGTGAGGATTTTACTCGTGGGAGAGC CCAAGGTGGGGAAGACGTCTCTGATAATGTCTCTGGTCAGTGAAGAGTTTCCTGATGAG GTTCCTCTCCGAGCTGAAGAGATCACCATCCCAGCTGATGTCACCCCAGAGAGGGTTCCCACACACATTGTGGACTACTCAG AAGCTGAACAATCGGATGAGCAGCTGTACCAAGAAATATCAAAG GCCAACGTTATCTGCATAGTTTACTCAGTGAACAACAAGAAATCCATCGAAAAG GTGACCAGCCACTGGATCCCCCTCATAAATGACAGGATAGACAAGGATAGCAG GGTACCATTGATCCTTGTTGGAAACAAGTCAGACTTGGTGGAACACAGCAGCATGGAGACTATCTTGCCAATCATGAATCAATATCAGGATATTGAGACCTGCGTAGAG TGCTCTGCCAAAAACCTGAAGAACATCTCTGAGCTTTTCTACTACGCCCAGAAGGCTGTTCTCCACCCAACAGGACCCCTGTACTGtccagaggagaaggag TTGAAGACCTCTTGCATCAAGGCTCTGACTAGAATCTTTAAAGTGTCTGACCTGGACAACGACGGCATCCTTAATGACAATGAACTCAACTTCTTCCAG AGAACATGTTTCAATACACCGCTGGCACCTCAAGCCTTAGAGGATGTAAAGAATGTGGTCAGGAGGAACATGACCGATGGAGTCAAGGACAACGGACTCACACTCAAAG GGTTTCTGTTCCTGCACACCCTCTTCATACAGCGAGGTCGACACGAGACCACCTGGACTGTGCTGAGGAGGTTTGGTTACGACGATGACCTGGAGCTCACGCAGGAATACCTGTTCCCCTT GATAAAGATACCCCCAGATTGCACCACGGAGCTTAACCACAACGCTTACCTCTTTCTCCAGAGTGTCTTTGACAAACATGACAAA GACAGAGATTGTGCGCTGTCGCCAGACGAGGTGAAGGACTTGTTCAAAGTGTTTCCATACATGCCCTGGGGTCCGGATGTCAACAACACGGTTTGCACTAACGACCAGGGATGGATCACATACCAGGGATACCTCTCCCAGTGGAC GTTAACAACATATTTAGATGTACAGCGTAGTTTGGAGTACTTAGGTTACCTGGGCTACTCTATCATCTATGAACAGGAGTCTCAAGCTGCTGCTATTACAG tgacGCGTAACAAGCGCATTGATCTGCAGAAGAAACAGACCCAGCGCAGCGTCTTCCGCTGCAACGTCTTGGGCGCCCGGGGCAGCGGGAAGAGTGGCTTCCTCCAAGCTTTCCTAGGCAAGAACCTGCAG CAACAACGGCGAATTAGAGAAGACCATAAGTCCTTCTACGCCATCAGCACGACCTATGTCTATGGCCAGGAGAAGTACCTGCTG CTCCATGAAGTGATGCCAGActttgacttcctgtcagagGCCGACCTAGCCTGTGATGTGCTCTGCCTGGTGTATGACATCAACAATCCACGCTCTTTCGAATACTGCGCCAAAGTGTACAAG CAATACTTCATAGACAGCAAGACACCATGTGTGATGATTGCCGCCAAGTCTGACCTGCACGAAGTACGGCAGCATTATAGCCTCTCGCCGCAGGAGTTCTGCCGCAAACACAAGCTCCACCCACCCCAGCTGTTCACATGCAACACGACCGACGCACTCAACAAAGACATCTACACTAGACTCACAACCATGGCCATGTACCC CCACATCCGTCTCCGCAGCATGTGCGCCTGCAACAGGTGCACCTATTGCCTGTGTCAGAACCTCCTCAAGTCGGAGCTGCTGCGCAGTATTAAGGCCCAAATCCGCAGGGTCGTTTTCAACAG CTCCTGCCAGCCCGCCAGCTCTCTGTACAGTTTGACACAGCGAAGCGTGACCATGCTGTGCCAGCTAAAACACAGACTGCCAGCCAG gtgttcacacacatgcttttggctgcccctcttcctcttcctcttgcaTGTTTTCACCCTCTGCTGA
- the rhot1a gene encoding mitochondrial Rho GTPase 1-A isoform X4 codes for MRKDVRILLVGEPKVGKTSLIMSLVSEEFPDEVPLRAEEITIPADVTPERVPTHIVDYSEAEQSDEQLYQEISKANVICIVYSVNNKKSIEKVTSHWIPLINDRIDKDSRVPLILVGNKSDLVEHSSMETILPIMNQYQDIETCVECSAKNLKNISELFYYAQKAVLHPTGPLYCPEEKELKTSCIKALTRIFKVSDLDNDGILNDNELNFFQRTCFNTPLAPQALEDVKNVVRRNMTDGVKDNGLTLKGFLFLHTLFIQRGRHETTWTVLRRFGYDDDLELTQEYLFPLIKIPPDCTTELNHNAYLFLQSVFDKHDKDRDCALSPDEVKDLFKVFPYMPWGPDVNNTVCTNDQGWITYQGYLSQWTLTTYLDVQRSLEYLGYLGYSIIYEQESQAAAITVTRNKRIDLQKKQTQRSVFRCNVLGARGSGKSGFLQAFLGKNLQQQRRIREDHKSFYAISTTYVYGQEKYLLLHEVMPDFDFLSEADLACDVLCLVYDINNPRSFEYCAKVYKQYFIDSKTPCVMIAAKSDLHEVRQHYSLSPQEFCRKHKLHPPQLFTCNTTDALNKDIYTRLTTMAMYPHMAQADLKNSTFWLRASVGATVCAVLGFAMYRALLKQR; via the exons ATGAGGAAGGACGTGAGGATTTTACTCGTGGGAGAGC CCAAGGTGGGGAAGACGTCTCTGATAATGTCTCTGGTCAGTGAAGAGTTTCCTGATGAG GTTCCTCTCCGAGCTGAAGAGATCACCATCCCAGCTGATGTCACCCCAGAGAGGGTTCCCACACACATTGTGGACTACTCAG AAGCTGAACAATCGGATGAGCAGCTGTACCAAGAAATATCAAAG GCCAACGTTATCTGCATAGTTTACTCAGTGAACAACAAGAAATCCATCGAAAAG GTGACCAGCCACTGGATCCCCCTCATAAATGACAGGATAGACAAGGATAGCAG GGTACCATTGATCCTTGTTGGAAACAAGTCAGACTTGGTGGAACACAGCAGCATGGAGACTATCTTGCCAATCATGAATCAATATCAGGATATTGAGACCTGCGTAGAG TGCTCTGCCAAAAACCTGAAGAACATCTCTGAGCTTTTCTACTACGCCCAGAAGGCTGTTCTCCACCCAACAGGACCCCTGTACTGtccagaggagaaggag TTGAAGACCTCTTGCATCAAGGCTCTGACTAGAATCTTTAAAGTGTCTGACCTGGACAACGACGGCATCCTTAATGACAATGAACTCAACTTCTTCCAG AGAACATGTTTCAATACACCGCTGGCACCTCAAGCCTTAGAGGATGTAAAGAATGTGGTCAGGAGGAACATGACCGATGGAGTCAAGGACAACGGACTCACACTCAAAG GGTTTCTGTTCCTGCACACCCTCTTCATACAGCGAGGTCGACACGAGACCACCTGGACTGTGCTGAGGAGGTTTGGTTACGACGATGACCTGGAGCTCACGCAGGAATACCTGTTCCCCTT GATAAAGATACCCCCAGATTGCACCACGGAGCTTAACCACAACGCTTACCTCTTTCTCCAGAGTGTCTTTGACAAACATGACAAA GACAGAGATTGTGCGCTGTCGCCAGACGAGGTGAAGGACTTGTTCAAAGTGTTTCCATACATGCCCTGGGGTCCGGATGTCAACAACACGGTTTGCACTAACGACCAGGGATGGATCACATACCAGGGATACCTCTCCCAGTGGAC GTTAACAACATATTTAGATGTACAGCGTAGTTTGGAGTACTTAGGTTACCTGGGCTACTCTATCATCTATGAACAGGAGTCTCAAGCTGCTGCTATTACAG tgacGCGTAACAAGCGCATTGATCTGCAGAAGAAACAGACCCAGCGCAGCGTCTTCCGCTGCAACGTCTTGGGCGCCCGGGGCAGCGGGAAGAGTGGCTTCCTCCAAGCTTTCCTAGGCAAGAACCTGCAG CAACAACGGCGAATTAGAGAAGACCATAAGTCCTTCTACGCCATCAGCACGACCTATGTCTATGGCCAGGAGAAGTACCTGCTG CTCCATGAAGTGATGCCAGActttgacttcctgtcagagGCCGACCTAGCCTGTGATGTGCTCTGCCTGGTGTATGACATCAACAATCCACGCTCTTTCGAATACTGCGCCAAAGTGTACAAG CAATACTTCATAGACAGCAAGACACCATGTGTGATGATTGCCGCCAAGTCTGACCTGCACGAAGTACGGCAGCATTATAGCCTCTCGCCGCAGGAGTTCTGCCGCAAACACAAGCTCCACCCACCCCAGCTGTTCACATGCAACACGACCGACGCACTCAACAAAGACATCTACACTAGACTCACAACCATGGCCATGTACCC GCACATGGCTCAGGCAGACCTGAAGAACTCCACCTTCTGGCTGAGAGCGAGCGTCGGTGCCACAGTGTGTGCCGTTCTGGGCTTCGCCATGTACAGAGCACTTCTCAAACAGCGGTGA
- the rhot1a gene encoding mitochondrial Rho GTPase 1-A isoform X5, with translation MRKDVRILLVGEPKVGKTSLIMSLVSEEFPDEVPLRAEEITIPADVTPERVPTHIVDYSEAEQSDEQLYQEISKANVICIVYSVNNKKSIEKVTSHWIPLINDRIDKDSRVPLILVGNKSDLVEHSSMETILPIMNQYQDIETCVECSAKNLKNISELFYYAQKAVLHPTGPLYCPEEKELKTSCIKALTRIFKVSDLDNDGILNDNELNFFQRTCFNTPLAPQALEDVKNVVRRNMTDGVKDNGLTLKGFLFLHTLFIQRGRHETTWTVLRRFGYDDDLELTQEYLFPLIKIPPDCTTELNHNAYLFLQSVFDKHDKDRDCALSPDEVKDLFKVFPYMPWGPDVNNTVCTNDQGWITYQGYLSQWTLTTYLDVQRSLEYLGYLGYSIIYEQESQAAAITVTRNKRIDLQKKQTQRSVFRCNVLGARGSGKSGFLQAFLGKNLQQQRRIREDHKSFYAISTTYVYGQEKYLLLHEVMPDFDFLSEADLACDVLCLVYDINNPRSFEYCAKVYKQYFIDSKTPCVMIAAKSDLHEVRQHYSLSPQEFCRKHKLHPPQLFTCNTTDALNKDIYTRLTTMAMYPHIRLRSMCACNRCTYCLCQNLLKSELLRSIKAQIRRVVFNRHMAQADLKNSTFWLRASVGATVCAVLGFAMYRALLKQR, from the exons ATGAGGAAGGACGTGAGGATTTTACTCGTGGGAGAGC CCAAGGTGGGGAAGACGTCTCTGATAATGTCTCTGGTCAGTGAAGAGTTTCCTGATGAG GTTCCTCTCCGAGCTGAAGAGATCACCATCCCAGCTGATGTCACCCCAGAGAGGGTTCCCACACACATTGTGGACTACTCAG AAGCTGAACAATCGGATGAGCAGCTGTACCAAGAAATATCAAAG GCCAACGTTATCTGCATAGTTTACTCAGTGAACAACAAGAAATCCATCGAAAAG GTGACCAGCCACTGGATCCCCCTCATAAATGACAGGATAGACAAGGATAGCAG GGTACCATTGATCCTTGTTGGAAACAAGTCAGACTTGGTGGAACACAGCAGCATGGAGACTATCTTGCCAATCATGAATCAATATCAGGATATTGAGACCTGCGTAGAG TGCTCTGCCAAAAACCTGAAGAACATCTCTGAGCTTTTCTACTACGCCCAGAAGGCTGTTCTCCACCCAACAGGACCCCTGTACTGtccagaggagaaggag TTGAAGACCTCTTGCATCAAGGCTCTGACTAGAATCTTTAAAGTGTCTGACCTGGACAACGACGGCATCCTTAATGACAATGAACTCAACTTCTTCCAG AGAACATGTTTCAATACACCGCTGGCACCTCAAGCCTTAGAGGATGTAAAGAATGTGGTCAGGAGGAACATGACCGATGGAGTCAAGGACAACGGACTCACACTCAAAG GGTTTCTGTTCCTGCACACCCTCTTCATACAGCGAGGTCGACACGAGACCACCTGGACTGTGCTGAGGAGGTTTGGTTACGACGATGACCTGGAGCTCACGCAGGAATACCTGTTCCCCTT GATAAAGATACCCCCAGATTGCACCACGGAGCTTAACCACAACGCTTACCTCTTTCTCCAGAGTGTCTTTGACAAACATGACAAA GACAGAGATTGTGCGCTGTCGCCAGACGAGGTGAAGGACTTGTTCAAAGTGTTTCCATACATGCCCTGGGGTCCGGATGTCAACAACACGGTTTGCACTAACGACCAGGGATGGATCACATACCAGGGATACCTCTCCCAGTGGAC GTTAACAACATATTTAGATGTACAGCGTAGTTTGGAGTACTTAGGTTACCTGGGCTACTCTATCATCTATGAACAGGAGTCTCAAGCTGCTGCTATTACAG tgacGCGTAACAAGCGCATTGATCTGCAGAAGAAACAGACCCAGCGCAGCGTCTTCCGCTGCAACGTCTTGGGCGCCCGGGGCAGCGGGAAGAGTGGCTTCCTCCAAGCTTTCCTAGGCAAGAACCTGCAG CAACAACGGCGAATTAGAGAAGACCATAAGTCCTTCTACGCCATCAGCACGACCTATGTCTATGGCCAGGAGAAGTACCTGCTG CTCCATGAAGTGATGCCAGActttgacttcctgtcagagGCCGACCTAGCCTGTGATGTGCTCTGCCTGGTGTATGACATCAACAATCCACGCTCTTTCGAATACTGCGCCAAAGTGTACAAG CAATACTTCATAGACAGCAAGACACCATGTGTGATGATTGCCGCCAAGTCTGACCTGCACGAAGTACGGCAGCATTATAGCCTCTCGCCGCAGGAGTTCTGCCGCAAACACAAGCTCCACCCACCCCAGCTGTTCACATGCAACACGACCGACGCACTCAACAAAGACATCTACACTAGACTCACAACCATGGCCATGTACCC CCACATCCGTCTCCGCAGCATGTGCGCCTGCAACAGGTGCACCTATTGCCTGTGTCAGAACCTCCTCAAGTCGGAGCTGCTGCGCAGTATTAAGGCCCAAATCCGCAGGGTCGTTTTCAACAG GCACATGGCTCAGGCAGACCTGAAGAACTCCACCTTCTGGCTGAGAGCGAGCGTCGGTGCCACAGTGTGTGCCGTTCTGGGCTTCGCCATGTACAGAGCACTTCTCAAACAGCGGTGA
- the rhot1a gene encoding mitochondrial Rho GTPase 1-A isoform X3, whose product MRKDVRILLVGEPKVGKTSLIMSLVSEEFPDEVPLRAEEITIPADVTPERVPTHIVDYSEAEQSDEQLYQEISKANVICIVYSVNNKKSIEKVTSHWIPLINDRIDKDSRVPLILVGNKSDLVEHSSMETILPIMNQYQDIETCVECSAKNLKNISELFYYAQKAVLHPTGPLYCPEEKELKTSCIKALTRIFKVSDLDNDGILNDNELNFFQRTCFNTPLAPQALEDVKNVVRRNMTDGVKDNGLTLKGFLFLHTLFIQRGRHETTWTVLRRFGYDDDLELTQEYLFPLIKIPPDCTTELNHNAYLFLQSVFDKHDKDRDCALSPDEVKDLFKVFPYMPWGPDVNNTVCTNDQGWITYQGYLSQWTLTTYLDVQRSLEYLGYLGYSIIYEQESQAAAITVTRNKRIDLQKKQTQRSVFRCNVLGARGSGKSGFLQAFLGKNLQQQRRIREDHKSFYAISTTYVYGQEKYLLLHEVMPDFDFLSEADLACDVLCLVYDINNPRSFEYCAKVYKQYFIDSKTPCVMIAAKSDLHEVRQHYSLSPQEFCRKHKLHPPQLFTCNTTDALNKDIYTRLTTMAMYPHIRLRSMCACNRCTYCLCQNLLKSELLRSIKAQIRRVVFNRCSHTCFWLPLFLFLLHVFTLC is encoded by the exons ATGAGGAAGGACGTGAGGATTTTACTCGTGGGAGAGC CCAAGGTGGGGAAGACGTCTCTGATAATGTCTCTGGTCAGTGAAGAGTTTCCTGATGAG GTTCCTCTCCGAGCTGAAGAGATCACCATCCCAGCTGATGTCACCCCAGAGAGGGTTCCCACACACATTGTGGACTACTCAG AAGCTGAACAATCGGATGAGCAGCTGTACCAAGAAATATCAAAG GCCAACGTTATCTGCATAGTTTACTCAGTGAACAACAAGAAATCCATCGAAAAG GTGACCAGCCACTGGATCCCCCTCATAAATGACAGGATAGACAAGGATAGCAG GGTACCATTGATCCTTGTTGGAAACAAGTCAGACTTGGTGGAACACAGCAGCATGGAGACTATCTTGCCAATCATGAATCAATATCAGGATATTGAGACCTGCGTAGAG TGCTCTGCCAAAAACCTGAAGAACATCTCTGAGCTTTTCTACTACGCCCAGAAGGCTGTTCTCCACCCAACAGGACCCCTGTACTGtccagaggagaaggag TTGAAGACCTCTTGCATCAAGGCTCTGACTAGAATCTTTAAAGTGTCTGACCTGGACAACGACGGCATCCTTAATGACAATGAACTCAACTTCTTCCAG AGAACATGTTTCAATACACCGCTGGCACCTCAAGCCTTAGAGGATGTAAAGAATGTGGTCAGGAGGAACATGACCGATGGAGTCAAGGACAACGGACTCACACTCAAAG GGTTTCTGTTCCTGCACACCCTCTTCATACAGCGAGGTCGACACGAGACCACCTGGACTGTGCTGAGGAGGTTTGGTTACGACGATGACCTGGAGCTCACGCAGGAATACCTGTTCCCCTT GATAAAGATACCCCCAGATTGCACCACGGAGCTTAACCACAACGCTTACCTCTTTCTCCAGAGTGTCTTTGACAAACATGACAAA GACAGAGATTGTGCGCTGTCGCCAGACGAGGTGAAGGACTTGTTCAAAGTGTTTCCATACATGCCCTGGGGTCCGGATGTCAACAACACGGTTTGCACTAACGACCAGGGATGGATCACATACCAGGGATACCTCTCCCAGTGGAC GTTAACAACATATTTAGATGTACAGCGTAGTTTGGAGTACTTAGGTTACCTGGGCTACTCTATCATCTATGAACAGGAGTCTCAAGCTGCTGCTATTACAG tgacGCGTAACAAGCGCATTGATCTGCAGAAGAAACAGACCCAGCGCAGCGTCTTCCGCTGCAACGTCTTGGGCGCCCGGGGCAGCGGGAAGAGTGGCTTCCTCCAAGCTTTCCTAGGCAAGAACCTGCAG CAACAACGGCGAATTAGAGAAGACCATAAGTCCTTCTACGCCATCAGCACGACCTATGTCTATGGCCAGGAGAAGTACCTGCTG CTCCATGAAGTGATGCCAGActttgacttcctgtcagagGCCGACCTAGCCTGTGATGTGCTCTGCCTGGTGTATGACATCAACAATCCACGCTCTTTCGAATACTGCGCCAAAGTGTACAAG CAATACTTCATAGACAGCAAGACACCATGTGTGATGATTGCCGCCAAGTCTGACCTGCACGAAGTACGGCAGCATTATAGCCTCTCGCCGCAGGAGTTCTGCCGCAAACACAAGCTCCACCCACCCCAGCTGTTCACATGCAACACGACCGACGCACTCAACAAAGACATCTACACTAGACTCACAACCATGGCCATGTACCC CCACATCCGTCTCCGCAGCATGTGCGCCTGCAACAGGTGCACCTATTGCCTGTGTCAGAACCTCCTCAAGTCGGAGCTGCTGCGCAGTATTAAGGCCCAAATCCGCAGGGTCGTTTTCAACAG gtgttcacacacatgcttttggctgcccctcttcctcttcctcttgcaTGTTTTCACCCTCTGCTGA
- the rhot1a gene encoding mitochondrial Rho GTPase 1-A isoform X2: protein MRKDVRILLVGEPKVGKTSLIMSLVSEEFPDEVPLRAEEITIPADVTPERVPTHIVDYSEAEQSDEQLYQEISKANVICIVYSVNNKKSIEKVTSHWIPLINDRIDKDSRVPLILVGNKSDLVEHSSMETILPIMNQYQDIETCVECSAKNLKNISELFYYAQKAVLHPTGPLYCPEEKELKTSCIKALTRIFKVSDLDNDGILNDNELNFFQRTCFNTPLAPQALEDVKNVVRRNMTDGVKDNGLTLKGFLFLHTLFIQRGRHETTWTVLRRFGYDDDLELTQEYLFPLIKIPPDCTTELNHNAYLFLQSVFDKHDKDRDCALSPDEVKDLFKVFPYMPWGPDVNNTVCTNDQGWITYQGYLSQWTLTTYLDVQRSLEYLGYLGYSIIYEQESQAAAITVTRNKRIDLQKKQTQRSVFRCNVLGARGSGKSGFLQAFLGKNLQQQRRIREDHKSFYAISTTYVYGQEKYLLLHEVMPDFDFLSEADLACDVLCLVYDINNPRSFEYCAKVYKQYFIDSKTPCVMIAAKSDLHEVRQHYSLSPQEFCRKHKLHPPQLFTCNTTDALNKDIYTRLTTMAMYPHIRLRSMCACNRCTYCLCQNLLKSELLRSIKAQIRRVVFNRLMGWVEAVGGCLLSEEDFSLTQQVSAVSNVEGSIFMEASAEQLIPPER, encoded by the exons ATGAGGAAGGACGTGAGGATTTTACTCGTGGGAGAGC CCAAGGTGGGGAAGACGTCTCTGATAATGTCTCTGGTCAGTGAAGAGTTTCCTGATGAG GTTCCTCTCCGAGCTGAAGAGATCACCATCCCAGCTGATGTCACCCCAGAGAGGGTTCCCACACACATTGTGGACTACTCAG AAGCTGAACAATCGGATGAGCAGCTGTACCAAGAAATATCAAAG GCCAACGTTATCTGCATAGTTTACTCAGTGAACAACAAGAAATCCATCGAAAAG GTGACCAGCCACTGGATCCCCCTCATAAATGACAGGATAGACAAGGATAGCAG GGTACCATTGATCCTTGTTGGAAACAAGTCAGACTTGGTGGAACACAGCAGCATGGAGACTATCTTGCCAATCATGAATCAATATCAGGATATTGAGACCTGCGTAGAG TGCTCTGCCAAAAACCTGAAGAACATCTCTGAGCTTTTCTACTACGCCCAGAAGGCTGTTCTCCACCCAACAGGACCCCTGTACTGtccagaggagaaggag TTGAAGACCTCTTGCATCAAGGCTCTGACTAGAATCTTTAAAGTGTCTGACCTGGACAACGACGGCATCCTTAATGACAATGAACTCAACTTCTTCCAG AGAACATGTTTCAATACACCGCTGGCACCTCAAGCCTTAGAGGATGTAAAGAATGTGGTCAGGAGGAACATGACCGATGGAGTCAAGGACAACGGACTCACACTCAAAG GGTTTCTGTTCCTGCACACCCTCTTCATACAGCGAGGTCGACACGAGACCACCTGGACTGTGCTGAGGAGGTTTGGTTACGACGATGACCTGGAGCTCACGCAGGAATACCTGTTCCCCTT GATAAAGATACCCCCAGATTGCACCACGGAGCTTAACCACAACGCTTACCTCTTTCTCCAGAGTGTCTTTGACAAACATGACAAA GACAGAGATTGTGCGCTGTCGCCAGACGAGGTGAAGGACTTGTTCAAAGTGTTTCCATACATGCCCTGGGGTCCGGATGTCAACAACACGGTTTGCACTAACGACCAGGGATGGATCACATACCAGGGATACCTCTCCCAGTGGAC GTTAACAACATATTTAGATGTACAGCGTAGTTTGGAGTACTTAGGTTACCTGGGCTACTCTATCATCTATGAACAGGAGTCTCAAGCTGCTGCTATTACAG tgacGCGTAACAAGCGCATTGATCTGCAGAAGAAACAGACCCAGCGCAGCGTCTTCCGCTGCAACGTCTTGGGCGCCCGGGGCAGCGGGAAGAGTGGCTTCCTCCAAGCTTTCCTAGGCAAGAACCTGCAG CAACAACGGCGAATTAGAGAAGACCATAAGTCCTTCTACGCCATCAGCACGACCTATGTCTATGGCCAGGAGAAGTACCTGCTG CTCCATGAAGTGATGCCAGActttgacttcctgtcagagGCCGACCTAGCCTGTGATGTGCTCTGCCTGGTGTATGACATCAACAATCCACGCTCTTTCGAATACTGCGCCAAAGTGTACAAG CAATACTTCATAGACAGCAAGACACCATGTGTGATGATTGCCGCCAAGTCTGACCTGCACGAAGTACGGCAGCATTATAGCCTCTCGCCGCAGGAGTTCTGCCGCAAACACAAGCTCCACCCACCCCAGCTGTTCACATGCAACACGACCGACGCACTCAACAAAGACATCTACACTAGACTCACAACCATGGCCATGTACCC CCACATCCGTCTCCGCAGCATGTGCGCCTGCAACAGGTGCACCTATTGCCTGTGTCAGAACCTCCTCAAGTCGGAGCTGCTGCGCAGTATTAAGGCCCAAATCCGCAGGGTCGTTTTCAACAG gctGATGGGCTGGGTGGAGGCTGTGGGGGGCTGCCTGCTGTCAGAGGAGGATTTCAGCCTGACACAGCAGGTTTCAGCCGTCTCCAACGTGGAGGGGTCCATCTTTATGGAGGCCTCTGCTGAGCAGCTAATTCCCCCAGAAAGGTAA